A portion of the Girardinichthys multiradiatus isolate DD_20200921_A chromosome 23, DD_fGirMul_XY1, whole genome shotgun sequence genome contains these proteins:
- the LOC124860219 gene encoding protocadherin gamma-A11-like, producing MPWVEMDNLKHLGPPLVLKISIFLFCLVAAVIGQIRYSIPEEMRKGLFVGDVAKDLGLDIKRLVSGRARLVTDDKHQYVALNQNKGQIVVNERIDRETLCAQKSPCSFTLEIVLEDPLELFSITIEIQDVNDNAPVFPENEINLEISESTPIGTVFLLNSAADPDVGINSLQRYSLKENKYFVLKQHTRSDGSKYPEMMLQSNLDREKQSEHTLILTAVDGGEPQKSGTVKINISVLDANDNPPIFTQSSYTASVLENVLTGAVITKVSAEDADQGYNGNVTYSFTHQQDESVCPFEINPNSGEIKLTGELDYEIYSSYEINLQAKDPWGLAGASKLLIEIADVNDNSPIITMASYSGKISEDSPPGTVVALISVQDKDSGRNGQVHLTLENNLPFKIKSSLRNYYTLVTEQILDRETQSKYNITLTATDEGFPVLSSRKVLGLEVTDVNDNSPAFIKGIYNTQVLENNLPGVSLLRIHATDPDLGQNARISYYLIDSKINGNPVSTYFSVNTENGDIQSLRSFDYEQLKEYKIRIQAQDGGSPPLRSNTTVIIRVLDQNDNPPQVLYPVQTGGSVVAEMVPRSADVGYLVTKVVAVDVDSGQNAWLSYKLQKATDRALFEVGLQNGEIRTIRQVTDKDAVKQRLTVIVEDNGQPSRSATVIVNVAVADSFPEVLSEFTDFPHDKEYNDNLTFYLVLALAVVSFLFITCLVVIISVKIYRWRQSRILYHSSLPVIPYYPPRYSDTLGTGTLPHVYNYEVCRTTDSRKSDNKFGGAGSQNVLIMDPSSTGTMQRIQSEKSILDEPDSPLEGLPRLSSIDCWR from the exons ATGATAAGCACCAATATGTTGCGTTAAACCAGAACAAAGGACAAATCGTCGTGAATGAAAGGATTGACAGAGAAACGCTGTGCGCCCAAAaatccccatgcagtttcactCTAGAAATTGTTCTCGAAGATCCACTCGAGTTGTTTTCTATTACTATTGAAATACAAGATGTGAATGATAATGCTCCTGTTTTTCcagaaaatgaaattaatttagAAATTAGTGAATCGACGCCTATTGGCACGGTTTTTCTACTTAATAGTGCCGCTGATCCTGACGTGGGGATAAACTCACTCCAGAGATATTCTTTAAAGGAGaacaaatattttgttcttAAACAACATACTAGATCTGATGGCAGTAAATACCCTGAAATGATGCTTCAAAGTAATTTGGACCGCGAGAAACAAAGCGAACATACGCTGATATTAACCGCAGTTGATGGTGGGGAGCCGCAGAAATCAGGAACTGTAAAgattaatatttctgttttagatgCAAACGATAACCCACCAATTTTCACGCAATCGTCATATACAGCCTCcgttttggaaaatgttttaaccGGTGCAGTTATAACGAAGGTCAGTGCGGAAGATGCGGATCAAGGATACAATGGCAACGTCACATATTCTTTCACCCACCAACAGGATGAATCCGTGTGTCCTTTTGAGATTAATCCAAACAGTGGAGAAATTAAGCTAACTGGTGAGCTCGATTACGAGATTTATTCAAGTTATGAAATAAATCTACAAGCTAAAGATCCATGGGGGCTAGCGGGTGCCAGCAAATTATTGATTGAGATAGCAGATGTAAACGACAACAGCCCCATAATCACAATGGCTTCATACTCAGGGAAGATTTCTGAAGATTCTCCCCCTGGTACAGTGGTGGCTTTGATTAGTGTCCAAGATAAAGATTCAGGAAGAAATGGTCAGGTGCATTTAACATTAGAAAACAATTTACCATTTAAGATCAAATCTTCTCTAAGGAATTATTATACATTGGTGACAGAACAAATCCTCGACCGAGAAACGCAGTCGAAATACAACATCACTCTCACTGCTACTGATGAAGGCTTCCCTGTCTTATCAAGCAGAAAGGTTTTAGGTCTAGAAGTCACAGATGTTAATGACAACTCTCCAGCATTTATCAAGGGTATTTATAACACTCAGGTTCTGGAAAACAACCTTCCTGGTGTTTCTCTGTTGCGGATCCATGCAACAGACCCGGACCTTGGTCAGAATGCTCGCATATCGTACTATCTTATTGACAGTAAAATTAATGGAAATCCAGtttcaacatatttttcagTTAATACAGAAAACGGAGACATTCAGTCATTGCGTTCATTTGACTATGAACAACTCAAAGAGTATAAAATACGCATACAAGCACAGGATGGAGGCTCTCCTCCACTCCGCAGTAATACAACAGTTATTATACGCGTCCTGGATCAGAACGATAACCCACCTCAGGTTCTGTACCCAGTCCAGACTGGTGGCTCCGTGGTGGCTGAAATGGTGCCTCGTTCAGCAGATGTGGGCTACCTGGTGACTAAAGTGGTGGCTGTTGATGTGGACTCTGGACAGAACGCCTGGCTCTCCTATAAACTGCAGAAAGCCACAGACAGGGCGCTGTTTGAAGTGGGCTTACAGAATGGAGAAATAAGAACTATCCGTCAGGTGACTGATAAAGATGCTGTGAAACAGAGACTGACTGTTATAGTGGAGGACAACGGGCAGCCCTCTCGTTCAGCTACAGTCATTGTTAACGTGGCGGTGGCGGACAGCTTTCCTGAAGTGCTGTCAGAGTTCACTGACTTTCCACACGATAAGGAGTACAATGACAACCTGACTTTTTACTTAGTGTTGGCTCTGGCTGTGGTCTCCTTCCTCTTCATCACGTGTTTAGTGGTTATTATATCAGTGAAGATCTACAGATGGAGACAGTCCCGCATCCTGTATCACTCCAGCCTCCCTGTGATTCCATATTATCCTCCACGTTACTCAGACACTTTGGGAACAGGGACTCTGCCACATGTGTACAACTACGAGGTGTGCAGGACGACTGACTCCAGAAAGAGTGACAATAAGTTCGGAGGAGCTGGTAGTCAGAACGTGTTGATAATGGATCCCAGTTCTACAGGGACGATGCAGCGAATACAGAGTGAGAAGAGCATCCTGGATGAACCTGACTCCCCTCTAGAG ggtctaccccgcctctcgtccattgactgctggagatag
- the LOC124860729 gene encoding protocadherin gamma-A11-like, whose translation MMGNIRCVSFAWIKWRLFSGLQWQIGLLVFLLHLIYIVEGQIRYSVPEEMKKGSVIGNVAQDLGLDVKRLRSGHARIVTGENVQYAELNADKGILLVNERIDREHLCGDVTPCSFSFELILEKPMELHRITVEVLDINDHAPVFPSKDKPIRFEVSETAAIGVQFPLQTAEDLDVGQNALKDYVLSPNDNFILKQHANPDGSKNVEMVLQKPLDREQRPSLHFKLIAVDGGTPQRSGSVNIDVTVLDANDNIPVFNQSVYKASVIENTVKGTSVITVNATDADSGSNGLITFSLSKTKGSAADIFIIDNSAGTIYVSGDIDFEKQKKYEVRVEAKDQGGLIGTSKVVVDVVDINDNAPVITVMSFSSPLLENAPTGTTVAILNIKDADSDKNGQLKCSVDGKLPFRIESSLTNYYNLVLDQELDRESVPDYNITIKATDFGSPALSISTQLHLTISDVNDNAPLFHKSSYSAYITENNPPGYSIFAVSARDSDWKQNARISYLLEDTQIVGNPVSAYVSLNAETGVLSAARSFDYEQIKEFELVVKAQDGGSPPLSSNVTVKILIQDQNDNPPQVLYPVQTGGSVVAEMVPRSADVGYLVTKVVAVDVDSGQNAWLSYKLQKATDRALFEVGLQNGEIRTIRQVTDKDAVKQRLTVIVEDNGQPSRSATVIVNVAVADSFPEVLSEFTDFPHDKEYNDNLTFYLVLALAVVSFLFITCLVVIISVKIYRWRQSRILYHSSLPVIPYYPPRYSDTLGTGTLPHVYNYEVCRTTDSRKSDNKFGGAGSQNVLIMDPSSTGTMQRIQSEKNILDEPDSPLELLEY comes from the exons ATGATGGGGAATATAAGATGCGTTTCATTCGCATGGATAAAATGGCGACTATTTTCCGGGCTGCAATGGCAAATTGGACTgcttgtttttctgcttcacttGATCTATATAGTAGAAGGACAGATTCGTTATTCTGTACCGGAGGAAATGAAGAAGGGCTCTGTCATCGGTAATGTTGCACAAGATCTTGGTTTGGATGTGAAAAGGCTCCGATCTGGACACGCCCGTATTGTGACCGGAGAAAACGTCCAATACGCCGAGCTGAATGCAGACAAAGGGATCCTCCTTGTGAACGAAAGAATAGACAGAGAACACCTGTGTGGGGATGTAACGCCTTGCAGCTTCagttttgaattaattttggAAAAGCCAATGGAGCTGCATAGAATCACTGTGGAGGTTTTGGATATAAACGATCACGCTCCTGTCTTTCCAAGCAAAGATAAACCAATCAGGTTTGAAGTAAGCGAAACAGCTGCCATTGGAGTGCAGTTTCCGTTGCAGACCGCAGAGGATTTAGATGTAGGCCAAAATGCGTTGAAAGATTATGTTTTATCTCCAAACGACAATTTTATACTAAAGCAACATGCAAATCCAGATGGaagtaaaaatgttgaaatggtgCTGCAGAAGCCTTTAGACAGAGAACAGCGTCCCAGTCTGCATTTTAAATTAATCGCAGTTGATGGAGGGACACCGCAGAGATCTGGATCAGTAAATATAGATGTGACAGTATTAGACGCTAATGACAATATTCCAGTATTCAATCAATCGGTTTATAAAGcatctgtgatagaaaacaccGTTAAAGGTACTAGTGTTATCACTGTGAACGCCACAGACGCTGACAGTGGATCAAATGGACTCATTACCTTTAGTTTGTCTAAAACAAAAGGAAGTGCTGCAGATATTTTTATCATTGATAATAGCGCGGGTACAATTTATGTTTCTGGCGACATAGATtttgagaaacagaaaaaatacgAGGTGCGAGTTGAGGCAAAAGATCAGGGTGGCTTAATCGGGACTAGTAAGGTTGTAGTTGACGTTGTTGATATTAATGACAATGCCCCAGTAATAACTGTCATGTCTTTTTCCAGTCCATTGTTAGAGAATGCCCCAACTGGTACAACAGTCGCTATTTTAAACATCAAAGACGCTGACTCTGACAAAAATGGTCAACTTAAATGCTCTGTAGATGGAAAACTTCCTTTTAGAATCGAATCATCTTTAACAAACTATTATAATTTGGTCTTAGATCAAGAGTTGGATAGAGAATCTGTTCCAGATTATAACATAACAATAAAAGCTACTGATTTCGGATCCCCCGCTCTGTCTATTTCAACACAATTGCATCTTACAATATCGGATGTTAATGACAACGCTCCATTGTTTCACAAAAGTAGCTATTCTGCATACATCACGGAAAACAATCCACCTGGTTATTCCATATTTGCTGTCAGTGCGAGAGACTCTGACTGGAAACAAAACGCTCGAATCTCTTATTTGCTAGAGGACACCCAGATCGTTGGTAATCCAGTATCTGCGTATGTGTCTTTAAACGCTGAAACCGGAGTTCTTAGCGCAGCTCGCTCGTTTGATTATGAGCAAATAAAAGAGTTTGAGCTTGTGGTTAAAGCACAGGATGGAGGCTCTCCTCCACTTAGCAGCAACGTGACTGTTAAAATCCTGATCCAGGATCAGAACGATAACCCTCCTCAGGTTCTGTACCCAGTCCAGACTGGTGGCTCCGTGGTGGCCGAAATGGTGCCTCGTTCAGCAGATGTGGGCTACCTGGTGACTAAAGTGGTGGCTGTTGATGTGGACTCTGGTCAGAACGCCTGGCTCTCCTATAAACTGCAGAAAGCCACAGACAGGGCGCTGTTTGAAGTGGGCTTACAGAATGGAGAAATAAGAACTATCCGTCAGGTGACTGATAAAGATGCTGTGAAACAGAGACTGACTGTTATAGTGGAGGACAACGGGCAGCCCTCTCGTTCAGCTACAGTCATTGTTAACGTGGCGGTGGCGGACAGCTTCCCTGAAGTGCTGTCGGAGTTCACTGACTTTCCACACGATAAGGAGTACAATGACAACCTGACTTTTTACTTAGTGTTGGCTCTGGCTGTGGTCTCCTTCCTCTTCATCACGTGTTTAGTGGTTATTATATCAGTGAAGATCTACAGATGGAGACAGTCCCGCATCCTGTATCACTCCAGCCTCCCTGTGATTCCATATTATCCTCCACGTTACTCAGACACTTTGGGAACAGGGACTCTGCCACATGTGTACAACTACGAGGTGTGCAGGACGACTGACTCCAGAAAGAGTGACAATAAGTTCGGAGGAGCTGGTAGTCAGAACGTGTTGATAATGGATCCCAGTTCTACAGGGACGATGCAGCGAATACAGAGTGAGAAGAACATCCTGGATGAACCTGACTCTCCACTAGAG TTGCTGGAGTACTAA
- the LOC124860218 gene encoding protocadherin beta-11-like: protein MARGMPHHTRWIQWRYGVGKNLPHFVLLCYLCQFVTGHIRYSIPEEMKKGSLIGNFAQDLGLDLKRLRSGQARLVSGESVQYVELKADKGVLVVKERIDREQLCGDTTPCSFSFEMILENPMELHQITVEITDINDHSPTFKRGNMHFEISETATNGARFPLATAEDLDVGVNGMRDYLLSENDNFVLKQHANADGKKYAEMVLQKPLDRETKPNISLKLIAVDGGTPQRSGTVNIDVIVLDANDNAPVFNQSLYKATVTENSAKNTYVTTVNASDADFGSNSVVTYYFSDLSGALRDLFKIDETSGVILTAGSIDFEKDKKFELQIHAKDQGGLTDYSKVVIEIADINDNAPFISVMSFTSPLSEDSPPGTTIGIINVKDVDSGDNGQVSCKIEGSTPFKIKSNLRNYYTLITDSVLDRESVAEYNITVIATDGGAPPLSAKRIFTLKVSDVNDNAPVFSDSVYSAFVSENNSPGVSVLTLKAKDPDEKQNARISYVLEGRNIAASSISEYVSVNVETGVVLAVRSFDYEQIKELVFVVKAQDGGSPPLSSNVTVKILIQDQNDNPPQVLYPVQTGGSVVAEMVPRSADVGYLVTKVVAVDVDSGQNAWLSYKLQKATDRALFEVGLQNGEIRTIRQVTDKDAVKQRLTVIVEDNGQPSRSATVIVNVAVADSFPEVLSEFTDFPHDKEYNDNLTFYLVLALAVVSFLFITCLVVIISVKIYRWRQSRILYHSSLPVIPYYPPRYSDTLGTGTLPHVYNYEVCRTTDSRKSDNKFGGAGSQNVLIMDPSSTGTMQRIQSEKNILDEPDSPLEVRHKIKLSP from the coding sequence atGGCTCGTGGAATGCCACACCACACCAGATGGATACAATGGCGTTATGGCGTCGGAAAGAATTTGCcgcattttgttttgctttgttacCTCTGCCAATTTGTTACCGGACACATCAGATATTCTATTCCAGAGGAGATGAAGAAAGGCTCACTGATCGGCAATTTCGCACAGGACCTTGGTTTGGATCTGAAAAGGCTCCGTTCTGGTCAGGCCCGTCTCGTTAGTGGAGAGAGCGTCCAGTACGTCGAGCTGAAGGCAGACAAAGGGGTTCTAGTAGTGAAGGAGAGAATCGACAGGGAGCAGCTTTGCGGTGACACAACACCGTGTAGTTTCAGTTTTGAGATGATTTTAGAAAATCCTATGGAGCTGCATCAAATTACGGTCGAGATTACGGATATAAATGATCATTCCCCAACGTTTAAAAGAGGTAATATGCATTTTGAAATAAGCGAAACAGCCACAAATGGCGCCCGTTTTCCACTAGCGACTGCAGAGGACCTTGATGTAGGTGTGAATGGAATGAGAGATTATTTACTGAGTGAAAATGATAATTTTGTCCTGAAGCAACATGCAAACGCAGACGGAAAGAAATACGCAGAGATGGTGCTTCAGAAGCCTTTAGACAGGGAGACAAAACCAAATATATCCCTAAAACTGATCGCAGTGGATGGAGGAACTCCTCAGAGATCTGGTACCGTAAATATTGATGTTATTGTTCTTGATGCTAACGATAATGCGCCTGTTTTCAATCAGTCATTGTACAAAGCCACAGTGACAGAAAATTCAGCCAAAAACACCTATGTCACCACTGTTAATGCTAGTGACGCAGATTTTGGATCAAACAGTGTTGTAACATATTATTTTTCCGATCTTAGTGGCGCTCTTAGAGATTTGTTTAAGATTGATGAAACAAGTGGTGTCATTTTAACCGCAGGCTCTATCGACTTTGAAAAGGATAAGAAGTTTGAGCTTCAAATTCATGCAAAAGATCAAGGAGGACTGACAGATTACAGCAAAGTGGTAATTGAAATAGCGGATATAAATGACAACGCCCCTTTCATAAGCGTGATGTCATTCACCAGCCCATTGTCAGAGGACTCTCCTCCTGGAACAACAATCGGCATCATTAATGTAAAAGACGTGGATTCAGGTGATAACGGACAGGTGAGCTGTAAAATTGAGGGCAGTACTCCTTTTAAGATAAAGTCCAACCTACGAAATTATTATACTTTGATAACAGATTCTGTGTTAGACCGTGAAAGCGTTGCAGAATATAACATCACTGTTATAGCTACAGATGGGGGAGCACCTCCCCTCTCAGCTAAACGAATATTTACTTTGAAAGTGTCTGATGTAAATGACAACGCTCCAGTTTTTTCAGACAGTGTTTACAGCgcatttgtttcagaaaataacTCTCCAGGTGTGTCTGTCCTCACTCTGAAAGCCAAAGATCCTGATGAGAAACAAAACGCTCGAATTTCTTATGTATTAGAGGGCAGAAATATTGCTGCATCGTCAATTTCTGAATATGTTTCTGTAAATGTAGAAACTGGAGTCGTACTGGCGGTGCGCTCCTTTGATTATGAACAAATTAAAGAGCTAGTTTTCGTTGTCAAAGCGCAGGATGGAGGCTCTCCTCCACTCAGCAGCAACGTGACTGTTAAAATCCTGATCCAGGATCAGAACGATAACCCACCTCAGGTTCTGTATCCAGTCCAGACTGGTGGTTCTGTGGTGGCTGAAATGGTGCCTCGTTCAGCAGATGTGGGCTACCTGGTGACTAAAGTGGTGGCTGTTGATGTGGACTCTGGTCAGAACGCCTGGCTCTCCTATAAACTGCAGAAAGCCACAGACAGGGCGCTGTTTGAAGTGGGCTTACAGAATGGAGAAATAAGAACTATCCGCCAGGTGACTGATAAAGATGCTGTGAAACAGAGACTGACTGTTATAGTGGAGGACAACGGGCAGCCCTCTCGTTCAGCTACAGTCATTGTTAACGTGGCGGTGGCGGACAGCTTTCCTGAAGTGCTGTCGGAGTTCACTGACTTTCCACACGATAAGGAGTACAATGACAACCTGACTTTTTACTTAGTGTTGGCTCTGGCTGTGGTCTCCTTCCTCTTCATCACGTGTTTAGTGGTTATTATATCAGTGAAGATCTACAGATGGAGACAGTCCCGCATCCTGTATCACTCCAGCCTCCCTGTGATTCCATATTATCCTCCACGTTACTCAGACACTTTGGGAACAGGGACTCTGCCACATGTGTACAACTACGAGGTGTGCAGGACGACTGACTCCAGAAAGAGTGACAATAAGTTCGGAGGAGCTGGTAGTCAGAACGTGTTGATAATGGATCCCAGTTCTACAGGGACGATGCAGCGAATACAGAGTGAGAAGAACATCCTGGATGAACCTGACTCTCCTCTAGAGGTGAGGCATAAAATTAAGCTTTCTCCCTAA